GCCTCATCCACGAGATGCATGGAAGCCAGATGCTGTGGAGGCTCAGGCTCGGGTTCAGGTTTTTTCTGGGATGCAGGCGGCGTCGTGGAAGTTTCAGAACTTTTGGGCAGATCCATCTCCCGAATCTCCGGGGCACTCTTGATGACAGGCCCTTTCGTCCGGGGTGGCTCAGTAACGCTTTGCTTCATGGGAGGAGAGGGCTTTTCCATGGAGGGCTTCGGGGGAGGCGGTGGCGGAGTCTGCCACTCCAGAGGAATGGCAATATAGCGCTTGGGAGCACAGGCAGAGAGTGAAACCGCTGCCAGTATCAGAAACATCCATGCGAAAGTACTTTTAACCGGGAAGCTCTCCATTGGGATCCCTTTCACAAATGATAACCTTCCATTTTCACCGGGCACACAATTCCTTCGAGCATCCGGCACTCATGCTCCTTCCCGCTCCTCTTCGCCCCGCCGCCTTGCCGACTATTCCTTGACAATTC
This region of Desulforhabdus amnigena genomic DNA includes:
- a CDS encoding tetratricopeptide repeat protein, with product MESFPVKSTFAWMFLILAAVSLSACAPKRYIAIPLEWQTPPPPPPKPSMEKPSPPMKQSVTEPPRTKGPVIKSAPEIREMDLPKSSETSTTPPASQKKPEPEPEPPQHLASMHLVDEAKSALAQGKPDAAIPLLEQAIQVDVYNGDAFWGLAKAWRMKGSQTKALEFARKAEILFQGEPAKLKEVYLFQADLFKEKGDSQKAQLYRQKAGKL